AATCGTTTGTGCAATAAACCTAATTATTACATacattgaaattgtttttacgtgaatctaatttaaaattatgaaccGAAGACGTGCACACGAAGAAGATGATGGCTACGGTAAcaacaatacaaaattaaattaaaggttATATTTTAGGGATTCTTGATCTAGCGATggtattttattactttgtttatTCATTATTACAGAGCGTCTACATAGAAAACGACGTCGAGTATCAGAAAACCAAGAAATTGAGGATAGGTTGGAATCGCTTATTTTGAGAGTTGGAGAGAAAAGCAGCTCCAGTTTAGAAAGCAATTTGGAAGGTTTAGCCAGTGTCTTGGAGGCAGATCTAAGTACGTTTCGTGTCAAAATCTTACGTATCTTAACAGAATGTGCGATACGCATGCCAGAAAAGTGTACAATATACGCTACATTGGTTGGTTTACTCAATGCAAAGAACTATAACTTTGGCGGTGAATTTGTCGACTATATTGtaaaaacttttaaagaaaACCTTAAAACTGGCAAATGGAACGCCGCACGGTACTGTTTGAGGTTCATATCAGACTTGGTGAACTGTCACGTGTTGGCTGCCTCGTCTTTACTGACTCTTCTCGAGACATTAGTTGATTGTGCAAATGAGGATAGCGTACCTCAAGTGAGACGGGACTGGTTCGTTTTTGCAGTCCTTGCTACACTACCTTGGGTCGGCAGAGAATTGTATGAGAAGAAGGAATCACAATTAGACCATTTGCTTGTAACAATTGAGGTATTCCTAAACAAGCGGAGCAAGAAACACTGGCCGGCACTAAAAGTGTGGTCTGTTGACTCCCCACATTTGCAAGAGGAGTATTTGGACTGCCTTTGGGCACAGATAAGAAAACTAAGGCaagataattggtctgagaaacACATTCCTCGACCTTATTTGGCTTTTGATTCTATTTTGTGTGAGGCCCTGCAGCATACACTGCCTGCTATACAGGTGAATAACACTTAATCACTTTTATATTAGTTattgttttttacattttcttattCATCATTGTTATAATTAGCCGACAAACATCCACTGCTGGGAATAAGCTAAATAATTTCCAATAGCAATAAATCTACAAGAAGTAGATTTATTGCTATTGGAAATTATTTAGGTAATTTTATATATCTCATTTGAAATAAAGGCACATgcagtataattttaaaagcagTGAATTGTGATTTTAGCATTAGTGTCTGAAGACACTAATGCTAAAATAGAAATTGCTattgattgaaatttttttggtgTCTTGCGCTACTTGAAATTCTTATTACAATAAACATGTAAGACTATTATAGAAAAACCATGCATTATTTTTCAGCCACCGCCTCATAATGATGGTGACACGTATCCCATGCCCAGAGTGATATTCAGGATGTTTGACTACACAGACTGCCCAGACGGCCCTGTGTTACCCGGAGCACACTCAATTGAAAGATTCCTCATAGAAGAacatcttcataatattatagaggcaTACCATTTAGAGAGAAAAGAATGTGCCGCCCAATTGCTATGTTTCCCGTACAAAGCAAAAATACCTTTAGAATATTGTATTGTGGAAGTGATGTTTgctgaattatttaatttgccTGCTCCGAGATATCTGGAGATATGTTATGGCTCAATATTTATTGAGCTATGTAAGTTGCAGCCATCAACTATGCCACAAGTGTTAGCGCAGGCAACTGAGATTCTGTTTATGAGAATTGATTCTATGAATATTGCGTGCTTTGACAGGTGAGCGAATTTTATGTGTTCAATCTTTTGTGATCGCTTTGTAggtataatgtttatatttaacgTTTAAAGCAAATATAGTATTATATTGCAGTAACTACTTAATAACTATATTTGAAATAACAGTTTACAGTTTAGTGACTAATcactgataaaaaaaattgcatgcaTTACTGAATATGCATAGATTTTAGTTATTCCAATTATGGTCACTCTTAATaatcatcttttatttttttttatttctattttttcatttaatttctatgtaaaaaaaaacttgaaacaatattattaatattttccttaGATTGGTGAATTGGTTTGCATACCATATAAGCAACTTCCAGTACCGATGGTCGTGGGAGGAGTGGGAGTCCTGTGCACAGCTGGACCCTGATCATCCTAAGCCTAGGTTTATAAGAGAAGTCCTAGGCAAATGTTTAAggtaatatatttgtatttattaaaaaaaaatccaggaTGCATCAATctcttattaaaaagtggatgcacaatcagcaaccaaaaaccatccccactcaatgagtaccaaatacaacttcttggcactcaattcaagtagtcgaaTTTGCAAATTCAATCCTAAACCTTCAATAAaggtaataggtatatttttctaTACCAACAATTCTCACaactgtcaaaaaaaaaactgtcaaagcaaagtGAAATTTCCTACATGATTgtgtgtccttttattatatCAGGTCAATGATCTCAGTATACAATTCAGAACACTGCCAATATCTCAAGGGGCAGCAACTTTCTACCTAATGAAAAGACATTATCATTACTGCAGCGCGTCGGGCATGTTCGCGATGGCCAGAGTACCGGACTTCTTCGCGATCATCCGATCGCGAATCGCAAATTTTTGGTACCGTTTGCGATCCTCAAAAAATGAGATTCTCACTACGCTGGCTGAGTGTCTGGACTGCTCAATCTATAAACATTGGCTTTCAGTGCACCAAGAG
This genomic interval from Bicyclus anynana chromosome 17, ilBicAnyn1.1, whole genome shotgun sequence contains the following:
- the LOC112049510 gene encoding nuclear cap-binding protein subunit 1, whose product is MNRRRAHEEDDGYERLHRKRRRVSENQEIEDRLESLILRVGEKSSSSLESNLEGLASVLEADLSTFRVKILRILTECAIRMPEKCTIYATLVGLLNAKNYNFGGEFVDYIVKTFKENLKTGKWNAARYCLRFISDLVNCHVLAASSLLTLLETLVDCANEDSVPQVRRDWFVFAVLATLPWVGRELYEKKESQLDHLLVTIEVFLNKRSKKHWPALKVWSVDSPHLQEEYLDCLWAQIRKLRQDNWSEKHIPRPYLAFDSILCEALQHTLPAIQPPPHNDGDTYPMPRVIFRMFDYTDCPDGPVLPGAHSIERFLIEEHLHNIIEAYHLERKECAAQLLCFPYKAKIPLEYCIVEVMFAELFNLPAPRYLEICYGSIFIELCKLQPSTMPQVLAQATEILFMRIDSMNIACFDRLVNWFAYHISNFQYRWSWEEWESCAQLDPDHPKPRFIREVLGKCLRLSYHQRIKDMTPESLAAFVPLKPEPIYKYSMEGAASLPGTEAAHQLVVCVRNKCSPEEALNVLRELPNPLREGDANPAHAAYNPLKIDVFVQTLLNLGSKSISHSFAAISKFHYVFKILAESEEAQIYILRNVWELWQRHNQMLCVLVDKMLKTQIVECSAVATWLFSKEMAPYFTQGYLWEILHLTIDKMNKHVTKLSKELQEAREALARADSSSSESEDESGSKKKKDHDKPTEEAVERMEERLEMAHTDQKRLFLIVFQRFIMILSEHLVRADTDARDPHTHWYKTTLARLRQVFLLHHEQVQKYSSTLETLLFTQDLDPHILDVFHQFVALTA